In the Calditrichota bacterium genome, one interval contains:
- a CDS encoding HDOD domain-containing protein, with the protein MDIIKIIEEAEDFPTLPNITFQLNQLMSKEDVSLHSVAKLIETDSSMVTRILKNVNSGYYKLNSPISNIYQAVSILGIRTMRDITLMVSFNKLFPQQELLPYSSLFYRSLCAGIACNFLSDITKIKNRSEAFIASLLQNLGAFVFMFYLGKDYLKIIEEAKEYGVKLALVEKNKLKITQAQAGSIIAEKWKLPQEIVLAIRYQNNLKLSFKKNFGPDFNAIVKQSYLGGIVADIFLGWNKAVKIAQFKREYGRLFHQYKSVPEAEDILHSIPHLVMGQVESMNQSMEPLLPFEQIKGNADFELELLLSKHNKLFSDFKNSESRLQTMEFAQNN; encoded by the coding sequence AATAATTGAAGAAGCTGAGGATTTCCCTACGCTTCCAAATATTACGTTTCAGCTAAACCAGCTGATGAGTAAAGAAGATGTTTCATTACATTCGGTTGCGAAACTTATTGAAACAGATAGCTCCATGGTTACGCGTATCTTAAAAAATGTTAACTCAGGATATTACAAGCTTAATTCTCCGATTAGTAATATTTATCAGGCTGTATCTATTTTGGGAATCCGAACAATGCGTGATATAACTTTGATGGTTTCATTTAATAAGCTTTTTCCACAACAGGAATTGCTACCATACAGTTCTCTATTTTATCGTTCACTTTGTGCAGGGATTGCCTGTAATTTTTTATCGGACATTACAAAAATTAAAAATCGATCCGAGGCATTTATAGCATCATTATTACAAAATCTTGGCGCATTTGTATTTATGTTTTACCTGGGGAAGGATTATTTAAAAATTATTGAAGAAGCTAAAGAGTATGGTGTAAAACTGGCCTTGGTTGAAAAAAACAAATTAAAAATTACCCAGGCCCAAGCAGGATCAATCATTGCTGAAAAATGGAAATTACCACAAGAAATCGTATTGGCCATACGCTACCAAAATAATTTAAAGCTATCTTTTAAGAAAAATTTTGGCCCGGACTTTAATGCGATTGTAAAACAATCATATCTCGGCGGAATTGTTGCTGATATTTTTTTAGGATGGAATAAAGCAGTAAAAATCGCACAGTTTAAAAGAGAATATGGCCGGTTATTTCATCAATACAAATCAGTCCCGGAAGCAGAAGATATTTTGCATTCCATTCCACATTTAGTAATGGGCCAGGTAGAAAGCATGAACCAGAGTATGGAACCACTTCTTCCGTTTGAACAAATTAAAGGCAATGCCGATTTCGAATTAGAATTATTGCTTAGTAAGCACAATAAGCTTTTTTCAGATTTTAAAAACAGTGAGTCCCGGCTCCAAACCATGGAATTTGCGCAGAATAATTGA